The Raphanus sativus cultivar WK10039 chromosome 2, ASM80110v3, whole genome shotgun sequence genome includes a region encoding these proteins:
- the LOC108839141 gene encoding myrosinase isoform X3 produces MKLLGFALVLLLAAASCKAGEEITCEENEPFTCSNTAKLSSKSFGKDFIFGVASSAYQIEGGRGRGVNIWDGFSHRYPEKSGSDLKNGDTTCESYTRWQKDVDVMGEINATGYRFSFAWSRIIPKGKVSRGVNQGGLEYYHKLIDALLEKNITPFVTLFHWDLPQTLQDEYEGFLDRQIIQDFKDYADLCFKEFGGKVKHWITINQLYTVPTRGYAIGTDAPGRCSPMVDTKHRCYGGNSSTEPYIVAHNQLLAHAAAVDLYRTKYKLYIYIYISRDQQFQKGKIGPVMITRWFLPYDDSDPASIEAAERMNQFFHGWYMEPLTKGRYPDIMRQIVGSRLPNFTEEEAALVAGSYDFLGLNYYVAQYTQPKPNPYPSETHTAMMDAGVKLTYENSRGELIGPLFVEDKDNGNSYYYPKGIYYVMDYFKTKYGDPLIYVTENGFSTPGSEKREQAIADYKRIDYLCSHLCFLRKVIK; encoded by the exons ATGAAGCTTCTGGGGTTCGCTTTAGTTTTACTATTAGCTGCTGCCAGTTGCAAAGCTGGTGAAGAAATTACTTGCGAAGAGAACGAACCATTCACATGTAGTAACACTGCTAAATTAAGCAGTAAAAGCTTTGGAAAAGACTTCATCTTCGGTGTTGCATCTTCTGCTTACCAG ATCGAAGGAGGGAGAGGTCGTGGTGTTAACATTTGGGATGGTTTCAGTCACCGATACCCAG AGAAATCTGGGTCAGATTTGAAGAATGGAGACACTACTTGTGAGTCATATACGAGATGGCAG AAAGATGTAGACGTGATGGGCGAAATCAATGCTACTGGCTACAGATTCTCCTTTGCGTGGTCAAGAATCATTCCAA AAGGAAAGGTGAGTAGGGGCGTGAACCAAGGAGGTCTTGAATACTATCACAAACTCATAGATGCACTCCTCGAAAAGAATATAACTCCTTTTGTTACCCTCTTTCACTGGGACCTTCCTCAAACACTCCAAGATGAGTATGAAGGTTTCTTGGACCGCCAGATCAT CCAAGATTTCAAAGATTACGCGGATCTGTGTTTCAAAGAATTTGGTGGAAAGGTAAAGCATTGGATCACGATCAACCAGCTATACACAGTGCCTACAAGAGGCTATGCGATTGGAACAGATGCACCCGGTCGATGTTCTCCTATGGTTGATACCAAGCACAGGTGTTACGGTGGAAATTCTTCAACAGAACCCTACATCGTTGCACATAACCAGCTTCTTGCTCATGCTGCGGCCGTCGATCTTTACAGAACCAAATATAAG ttatatatatatatctatatatcaCGTGACCAACAGTTCCAAAAGGGAAAGATTGGACCTGTGATGATAACAAGATGGTTTCTTCCATATGATGATTCTGATCCTGCCTCCATAGAAGCAGCCGAAAGGATGAACCAATTCTTCCATGgatg GTACATGGAGCCGCTAACAAAGGGTAGATATCCAGACATCATGAGACAGATTGTGGGTAGTCGGCTTCCCAACTTCACAGAGGAAGAAGCCGCACTCGTCGCTGGTTCATATGATTTTCTTGGTCTCAACTATTATGTCgctcagtacacccagccgaaACCTAACCCATATCCTTCAGAGACACACACTGCCATGATGGACGCAGGCGTAAAGCTCACAT ATGAGAATTCACGTGGTGAACTTATTGGTCCACTG TTCGTTGAAGACAAGGACAACGGCAACAGCTATTACTACCCAAAAGGGATCTATTACGTAATGGACTACTTTAAAACCAAATACGGCGACCCATTAATCTATGTCACCGAGAATG GATTTAGTACCCCCGGTTCAGAAAAACGTGAGCAAGCTATTGCCGATTACAAGCGAATTGATTATCTATGCAGCCATCTATGTTTTCTCCGCAAAGTCATCAAGTGA
- the LOC108839141 gene encoding myrosinase isoform X2, with protein sequence MKLLGFALVLLLAAASCKAGEEITCEENEPFTCSNTAKLSSKSFGKDFIFGVASSAYQIEGGRGRGVNIWDGFSHRYPEKSGSDLKNGDTTCESYTRWQKDVDVMGEINATGYRFSFAWSRIIPKGKVSRGVNQGGLEYYHKLIDALLEKNITPFVTLFHWDLPQTLQDEYEGFLDRQIIQDFKDYADLCFKEFGGKVKHWITINQLYTVPTRGYAIGTDAPGRCSPMVDTKHRCYGGNSSTEPYIVAHNQLLAHAAAVDLYRTKYKFQKGKIGPVMITRWFLPYDDSDPASIEAAERMNQFFHGWYMEPLTKGRYPDIMRQIVGSRLPNFTEEEAALVAGSYDFLGLNYYVAQYTQPKPNPYPSETHTAMMDAGVKLTYENSRGELIGPLFVEDKDNGNSYYYPKGIYYVMDYFKTKYGDPLIYVTENGFSTPGSEKREQAIADYKRIDYLCSHLCFLRKVIKEKGVNVRGYFAWALGDNYEFCKGFTVRFGLSYVNWDDLDDRNLKESGQWYQRFINGTVKNPAKQDFLRSSLSSQSQKRLADA encoded by the exons ATGAAGCTTCTGGGGTTCGCTTTAGTTTTACTATTAGCTGCTGCCAGTTGCAAAGCTGGTGAAGAAATTACTTGCGAAGAGAACGAACCATTCACATGTAGTAACACTGCTAAATTAAGCAGTAAAAGCTTTGGAAAAGACTTCATCTTCGGTGTTGCATCTTCTGCTTACCAG ATCGAAGGAGGGAGAGGTCGTGGTGTTAACATTTGGGATGGTTTCAGTCACCGATACCCAG AGAAATCTGGGTCAGATTTGAAGAATGGAGACACTACTTGTGAGTCATATACGAGATGGCAG AAAGATGTAGACGTGATGGGCGAAATCAATGCTACTGGCTACAGATTCTCCTTTGCGTGGTCAAGAATCATTCCAA AAGGAAAGGTGAGTAGGGGCGTGAACCAAGGAGGTCTTGAATACTATCACAAACTCATAGATGCACTCCTCGAAAAGAATATAACTCCTTTTGTTACCCTCTTTCACTGGGACCTTCCTCAAACACTCCAAGATGAGTATGAAGGTTTCTTGGACCGCCAGATCAT CCAAGATTTCAAAGATTACGCGGATCTGTGTTTCAAAGAATTTGGTGGAAAGGTAAAGCATTGGATCACGATCAACCAGCTATACACAGTGCCTACAAGAGGCTATGCGATTGGAACAGATGCACCCGGTCGATGTTCTCCTATGGTTGATACCAAGCACAGGTGTTACGGTGGAAATTCTTCAACAGAACCCTACATCGTTGCACATAACCAGCTTCTTGCTCATGCTGCGGCCGTCGATCTTTACAGAACCAAATATAAG TTCCAAAAGGGAAAGATTGGACCTGTGATGATAACAAGATGGTTTCTTCCATATGATGATTCTGATCCTGCCTCCATAGAAGCAGCCGAAAGGATGAACCAATTCTTCCATGgatg GTACATGGAGCCGCTAACAAAGGGTAGATATCCAGACATCATGAGACAGATTGTGGGTAGTCGGCTTCCCAACTTCACAGAGGAAGAAGCCGCACTCGTCGCTGGTTCATATGATTTTCTTGGTCTCAACTATTATGTCgctcagtacacccagccgaaACCTAACCCATATCCTTCAGAGACACACACTGCCATGATGGACGCAGGCGTAAAGCTCACAT ATGAGAATTCACGTGGTGAACTTATTGGTCCACTG TTCGTTGAAGACAAGGACAACGGCAACAGCTATTACTACCCAAAAGGGATCTATTACGTAATGGACTACTTTAAAACCAAATACGGCGACCCATTAATCTATGTCACCGAGAATG GATTTAGTACCCCCGGTTCAGAAAAACGTGAGCAAGCTATTGCCGATTACAAGCGAATTGATTATCTATGCAGCCATCTATGTTTTCTCCGCAAAGTCATCAA GGAGAAGGGTGTCAACGTGAGAGGATACTTCGCATGGGCTCTTGGTGATAATTATGAATTCTGTAAAGGTTTTACGGTCAGATTTGGACTCAGTTACGTTAATTGGGATGATCTCGACGACAGAAACCTCAAAGAATCTGGTCAATGGTACCAGAGATTCATTAACGGGACTGTCAAGAATCCTGCAAAACAAGATTTCCTCCGCTCAAGCCTTTCTTCCCAGAGTCAGAAGAGGCTTGCTGATGCATGA
- the LOC108839141 gene encoding myrosinase isoform X1 yields MKLLGFALVLLLAAASCKAGEEITCEENEPFTCSNTAKLSSKSFGKDFIFGVASSAYQIEGGRGRGVNIWDGFSHRYPEKSGSDLKNGDTTCESYTRWQKDVDVMGEINATGYRFSFAWSRIIPKGKVSRGVNQGGLEYYHKLIDALLEKNITPFVTLFHWDLPQTLQDEYEGFLDRQIIQDFKDYADLCFKEFGGKVKHWITINQLYTVPTRGYAIGTDAPGRCSPMVDTKHRCYGGNSSTEPYIVAHNQLLAHAAAVDLYRTKYKLYIYIYISRDQQFQKGKIGPVMITRWFLPYDDSDPASIEAAERMNQFFHGWYMEPLTKGRYPDIMRQIVGSRLPNFTEEEAALVAGSYDFLGLNYYVAQYTQPKPNPYPSETHTAMMDAGVKLTYENSRGELIGPLFVEDKDNGNSYYYPKGIYYVMDYFKTKYGDPLIYVTENGFSTPGSEKREQAIADYKRIDYLCSHLCFLRKVIKEKGVNVRGYFAWALGDNYEFCKGFTVRFGLSYVNWDDLDDRNLKESGQWYQRFINGTVKNPAKQDFLRSSLSSQSQKRLADA; encoded by the exons ATGAAGCTTCTGGGGTTCGCTTTAGTTTTACTATTAGCTGCTGCCAGTTGCAAAGCTGGTGAAGAAATTACTTGCGAAGAGAACGAACCATTCACATGTAGTAACACTGCTAAATTAAGCAGTAAAAGCTTTGGAAAAGACTTCATCTTCGGTGTTGCATCTTCTGCTTACCAG ATCGAAGGAGGGAGAGGTCGTGGTGTTAACATTTGGGATGGTTTCAGTCACCGATACCCAG AGAAATCTGGGTCAGATTTGAAGAATGGAGACACTACTTGTGAGTCATATACGAGATGGCAG AAAGATGTAGACGTGATGGGCGAAATCAATGCTACTGGCTACAGATTCTCCTTTGCGTGGTCAAGAATCATTCCAA AAGGAAAGGTGAGTAGGGGCGTGAACCAAGGAGGTCTTGAATACTATCACAAACTCATAGATGCACTCCTCGAAAAGAATATAACTCCTTTTGTTACCCTCTTTCACTGGGACCTTCCTCAAACACTCCAAGATGAGTATGAAGGTTTCTTGGACCGCCAGATCAT CCAAGATTTCAAAGATTACGCGGATCTGTGTTTCAAAGAATTTGGTGGAAAGGTAAAGCATTGGATCACGATCAACCAGCTATACACAGTGCCTACAAGAGGCTATGCGATTGGAACAGATGCACCCGGTCGATGTTCTCCTATGGTTGATACCAAGCACAGGTGTTACGGTGGAAATTCTTCAACAGAACCCTACATCGTTGCACATAACCAGCTTCTTGCTCATGCTGCGGCCGTCGATCTTTACAGAACCAAATATAAG ttatatatatatatctatatatcaCGTGACCAACAGTTCCAAAAGGGAAAGATTGGACCTGTGATGATAACAAGATGGTTTCTTCCATATGATGATTCTGATCCTGCCTCCATAGAAGCAGCCGAAAGGATGAACCAATTCTTCCATGgatg GTACATGGAGCCGCTAACAAAGGGTAGATATCCAGACATCATGAGACAGATTGTGGGTAGTCGGCTTCCCAACTTCACAGAGGAAGAAGCCGCACTCGTCGCTGGTTCATATGATTTTCTTGGTCTCAACTATTATGTCgctcagtacacccagccgaaACCTAACCCATATCCTTCAGAGACACACACTGCCATGATGGACGCAGGCGTAAAGCTCACAT ATGAGAATTCACGTGGTGAACTTATTGGTCCACTG TTCGTTGAAGACAAGGACAACGGCAACAGCTATTACTACCCAAAAGGGATCTATTACGTAATGGACTACTTTAAAACCAAATACGGCGACCCATTAATCTATGTCACCGAGAATG GATTTAGTACCCCCGGTTCAGAAAAACGTGAGCAAGCTATTGCCGATTACAAGCGAATTGATTATCTATGCAGCCATCTATGTTTTCTCCGCAAAGTCATCAA GGAGAAGGGTGTCAACGTGAGAGGATACTTCGCATGGGCTCTTGGTGATAATTATGAATTCTGTAAAGGTTTTACGGTCAGATTTGGACTCAGTTACGTTAATTGGGATGATCTCGACGACAGAAACCTCAAAGAATCTGGTCAATGGTACCAGAGATTCATTAACGGGACTGTCAAGAATCCTGCAAAACAAGATTTCCTCCGCTCAAGCCTTTCTTCCCAGAGTCAGAAGAGGCTTGCTGATGCATGA